The window CGTCGCGCCCGCTCCGGGAGCCCCGCGAAAAAGACAGCCCCCCGCGCCTCGTCCCGGCGCGGCCCCGAGCATGCCGCCCGTGCGGCCTGCGAAAGCCTGGAACGGCTGATCTCGCACGCGGCCGAGGGCGTGTCCGCCGTCCGCAGGAACGACGACGGCTGGTGTGTGGTCGTCGACGTGCTCGAAGTACCCCGCATCCCGGACACCACGAGCTTGCTGGCCTCCTACGAGGTGCAGATCGACGAACGGGGCGAGCTCATGGAGTACAGC is drawn from Streptomyces sp. NBC_00178 and contains these coding sequences:
- a CDS encoding gas vesicle protein GvpO, with the protein product MAETRRARSGSPAKKTAPRASSRRGPEHAARAACESLERLISHAAEGVSAVRRNDDGWCVVVDVLEVPRIPDTTSLLASYEVQIDERGELMEYSRVRRYRRGSADE